In Nitrospirota bacterium, one genomic interval encodes:
- a CDS encoding sulfite exporter TauE/SafE family protein — protein sequence MPPLPESLTAAFTVVFPVSGVAANILVPPLVALVISFFTSMGGVSGAFLLLPFQMSVLNYTAPSVSGTNHVFNVVAIPSGVCRYIKEGRMAWPLTWVIVAGTLPGVFLGYYLRVYYLPDPQSFKFFVGLVLLYIGVKLLKEFVGMPGKRPPAAGTAGAKVSAKTAGLPSDAVVRTTAVSPKRIEYEFRGERFAFSTVSMFVLALAVGIVGGAYGIGGGSIIAPFCVAVFHLPVYTIAGAALMGTFITSAAGALFFSLIPSSGGVPTMPDWPLGILFGIGGFIGMYLGARAQKFVPQRAIKLMLGIVIVFLALGYIFPFILHLFG from the coding sequence ATGCCACCGCTTCCCGAGAGCTTGACGGCTGCCTTCACCGTTGTCTTTCCCGTTTCGGGGGTCGCTGCCAACATCCTCGTCCCCCCTCTCGTCGCGCTGGTCATCTCCTTCTTCACCTCCATGGGCGGGGTCTCGGGAGCCTTTCTTCTGCTGCCGTTCCAGATGAGCGTCCTCAACTACACCGCGCCCTCGGTAAGCGGCACCAATCACGTCTTCAATGTCGTCGCCATCCCCAGCGGCGTCTGCCGGTACATCAAAGAGGGGCGGATGGCATGGCCGCTCACCTGGGTCATCGTCGCGGGAACGCTGCCGGGAGTATTTCTCGGCTACTATCTCAGGGTGTACTATCTGCCCGATCCGCAGTCGTTCAAGTTTTTCGTGGGACTGGTGCTGCTGTATATCGGCGTCAAACTGCTCAAAGAGTTCGTCGGCATGCCGGGCAAAAGGCCCCCGGCGGCCGGGACCGCCGGGGCGAAGGTCAGCGCCAAGACCGCCGGCCTGCCTTCCGATGCCGTCGTCAGGACGACAGCGGTATCCCCGAAAAGGATCGAATACGAATTCCGGGGAGAGCGCTTCGCTTTCAGCACCGTAAGCATGTTCGTCCTCGCCCTCGCCGTCGGCATCGTCGGCGGCGCCTACGGCATCGGCGGCGGCTCGATCATCGCTCCCTTCTGCGTCGCCGTGTTCCACCTGCCGGTCTATACCATCGCGGGGGCGGCGCTCATGGGGACCTTCATCACCTCTGCTGCCGGGGCGCTCTTCTTCAGCCTCATCCCTTCGTCCGGCGGGGTCCCGACAATGCCCGACTGGCCCCTGGGCATACTCTTCGGCATCGGGGGATTCATCGGCATGTACCTCGGTGCGAGGGCCCAGAAATTCGTTCCGCAGAGGGCGATAAAGCTGATGCTCGGCATCGTTATCGTCTTTCTCGCGCTGGGCTACATCTTTCCGTTCATCCTGCACCTCTTCGGCTAA
- a CDS encoding response regulator — MGIPVEHLKINCLFVDDEPTMRATVANMLSRLGFKNVVTADNGKSALEIVKTSKVDLIIADINMPEMTGIELFKTVREDNRYDGISFIFVTAEARKDTVARAAEGGASEYLIKPFVMGALEDKIAKVLRKRFNPSTLELHMQGFRQHLESRDFVSAEREIAAALEMAPDNAALLYQYGHLALAKGDSQQAIAYFKEAIAKKPLFVKAYNAIGEIYESLGDIGSAIQYYEQAHAISPSNADRLIALSKLYYKTGDAGKAETMLQEAHGDVRDDVSTSGHLLGELYLSKNESEKALEVLLKAHQMNPADTSIMQSLAEAYRKSGNPQEALAVYARVLKISRNNAGAYYQMGKTYLEMSEKRKAIESIKKAWELNPFSQEITADLKALAENDKLDI, encoded by the coding sequence ATGGGTATTCCCGTAGAACACCTTAAAATAAACTGTCTCTTCGTCGATGACGAGCCCACCATGCGCGCCACGGTTGCGAACATGCTCTCGAGACTCGGCTTCAAGAACGTCGTCACCGCCGATAACGGCAAGAGCGCGCTGGAGATCGTAAAGACATCGAAGGTCGATCTCATCATCGCCGATATCAACATGCCCGAAATGACCGGCATCGAGCTGTTCAAGACGGTCCGCGAGGACAACCGTTACGACGGCATCAGCTTCATCTTCGTCACCGCAGAGGCCCGAAAGGATACGGTCGCCCGCGCTGCGGAGGGCGGCGCGAGCGAGTACCTCATCAAGCCCTTCGTCATGGGAGCGCTGGAAGACAAGATCGCGAAGGTGCTGCGGAAGCGTTTCAACCCCTCGACGCTGGAGCTCCATATGCAGGGCTTCAGGCAGCACCTCGAGAGCAGGGACTTCGTGAGTGCCGAACGCGAGATCGCCGCGGCCCTCGAAATGGCGCCCGACAACGCGGCGCTCCTCTACCAGTACGGGCACCTGGCGCTCGCCAAAGGGGATTCCCAGCAGGCGATTGCCTATTTCAAGGAGGCGATAGCGAAGAAGCCGCTCTTCGTGAAGGCCTACAACGCGATCGGCGAGATCTACGAGAGCCTCGGCGACATCGGGTCCGCCATACAGTATTACGAGCAGGCCCATGCCATCAGCCCTTCGAATGCGGACCGTCTCATCGCCCTGAGCAAGCTCTACTACAAGACCGGCGATGCCGGCAAGGCGGAGACGATGCTGCAGGAGGCGCACGGTGACGTGCGGGACGATGTCTCGACCTCGGGACACCTGCTCGGCGAGCTGTACCTCTCGAAGAACGAGAGCGAGAAGGCGCTGGAGGTGCTCCTCAAGGCGCACCAGATGAATCCCGCCGATACCTCGATCATGCAGAGCCTCGCCGAGGCGTACCGCAAGTCGGGCAATCCCCAGGAGGCCCTCGCCGTCTACGCCAGGGTCCTGAAGATCAGCAGGAACAACGCCGGGGCCTATTACCAGATGGGGAAGACCTACCTCGAGATGAGCGAGAAGCGGAAGGCGATCGAGAGCATCAAGAAGGCCTGGGAGCTCAACCCCTTCTCCCAGGAAATCACGGCCGATCTCAAGGCGCTCGCCGAAAACGACAAGCTGGACATTTGA
- a CDS encoding HD domain-containing phosphohydrolase — MQRTVYVADDVAINIELVESVFRNDPDLVIKKVENGKELLDLMEHDGCPDLLVLDLMMPVMDGFDVLGRLKEIREKRYFPVIVLSALTDKQSIVRALSLGADDYVTKPFFVEELKARVSNMLKLKERDEFLNTSLDVMETNLLEKLQMLEHTQVEVIIRLGKAAEFRDDETGRHIERIADYVNLITKVLGLNTEQRMMMRYASPMHDVGKIGIPDGVLMKPGRLTDDEFKVIKLHTVIGSKILGGTSLPLLELAKEIALSHHERWDGAGYPLGLKGKDIPLSGAIVAIADVFDALTSDRVYKAAWPIEKAVDYIKDQREKQFSPAVVDAFFAVGDQIIDIRRTKTESSVVKPMIMQIIDGDVSFEELIERWR, encoded by the coding sequence ATGCAACGGACGGTCTATGTAGCGGATGATGTGGCGATCAACATCGAGCTCGTCGAGTCGGTCTTCAGGAACGATCCGGACCTCGTCATAAAGAAAGTCGAAAACGGAAAAGAGCTCCTCGACCTGATGGAGCACGACGGCTGTCCCGACCTCCTCGTCCTCGACCTGATGATGCCGGTCATGGACGGGTTCGACGTGCTCGGACGGCTGAAAGAAATACGCGAGAAGCGCTACTTCCCCGTTATCGTCCTTTCCGCCCTGACCGACAAGCAGAGCATTGTCCGGGCCCTCTCCCTGGGCGCGGACGACTATGTGACCAAGCCCTTCTTCGTCGAGGAGCTCAAGGCGCGGGTGAGCAATATGCTGAAGCTCAAGGAGCGCGACGAGTTCCTCAATACCTCCCTCGACGTGATGGAGACCAACCTCCTCGAGAAGCTCCAGATGCTGGAGCATACCCAGGTCGAGGTGATTATCAGGCTGGGCAAGGCGGCGGAGTTCAGGGACGACGAGACGGGCAGGCATATCGAACGCATCGCCGACTATGTGAATCTCATTACCAAGGTGCTGGGGTTGAACACCGAGCAGCGCATGATGATGCGCTATGCGTCGCCCATGCATGATGTGGGCAAGATAGGTATCCCGGACGGCGTGCTGATGAAACCGGGGAGGCTGACGGACGACGAGTTCAAGGTCATCAAGCTCCATACGGTCATCGGCAGCAAGATACTGGGCGGTACGAGCCTGCCGCTCCTCGAGCTCGCAAAAGAGATCGCCCTTTCGCACCACGAGCGGTGGGACGGCGCCGGTTACCCGCTCGGACTGAAAGGGAAGGATATCCCCCTGTCGGGGGCGATCGTTGCGATCGCCGACGTATTCGACGCCCTCACCTCGGACCGCGTCTACAAGGCTGCCTGGCCGATCGAGAAGGCGGTCGATTACATAAAAGACCAGCGGGAGAAGCAGTTCTCTCCTGCGGTGGTGGACGCCTTCTTTGCCGTGGGCGATCAGATTATCGACATACGGAGGACGAAGACTGAATCGTCGGTCGTCAAGCCGATGATCATGCAGATCATCGACGGCGATGTCAGCTTCGAAGAGTTGATAGAGCGGTGGCGATAA
- a CDS encoding heavy metal translocating P-type ATPase: protein MVSKIDIPVTGMTCAACAAAIERTLPKIQGIKSAAVNFPAERATAEFADPDNPVPLRTIVEAIKEEGYGVATVRMDFAVRGMTCAACVGAVERALKGLYGVLDVTVNLASERASVEYVPTVVGFEDFKRVIADAGYSAEQSAGEFVDREKARREREYAQLKKQFIISAVISTAIMIGSMFHTVPVLSNWYLLFALATPVQFWTGMRFHTAAFSALKHGATNMNTLISVGTNAAYGYSVAATFSPGLFVAGGVMPHIYFDTSATIITLILMGRLLEARAKGKTSEAIRKLMGLQAKTATVLRDGVEREIPIEEVTVGDIVFVRPGGRIPVDGTVVEGASTVDESMLTGESLPVEKGAGDTVYSGTVNKAGSFRLRALKVGRETALAQIIRLVEEAQGSKAPIQRLADTIASIFVPIVIGIAAVTFVLWYVLGPQPSFTLALMNFIAVLIIACPCSLGLATPTAIMVGTGKGAENGILIRDAGALELSHRIQAVILDKTGTITKGEPEVVDIIPVGERTAAELLRIAASAEKLSEHPLGQAIVRKAHDRGVAVSDPVRFVAVPGGGVKAQVPVSGELREVFIGNEELLRKEGIDTAAFGSLAETISAEAKTPVFMAIDSEAAAVFPIADTIKEGSLEAIRQLREMGIEVIMLTGDHKNTARAIAREVGIETFFAEVRPEQKVEVVRKVKAERKVTAMVGDGINDAPALAEADVGIAIGTGTDIAIEASDITLIKGYLKSVVDAVRLSKLTIRTIKQNLFWAFFYNIVGIPVAAGVLYLFGGPLLNPMIASAAMAFSSVSVVSNSLRLRGKRL, encoded by the coding sequence ATGGTTTCTAAAATCGACATCCCGGTTACGGGGATGACCTGCGCTGCCTGTGCGGCCGCCATAGAGAGAACGCTTCCTAAAATCCAGGGAATAAAGAGCGCTGCGGTAAACTTTCCCGCCGAACGGGCGACCGCCGAGTTCGCGGACCCGGACAACCCTGTCCCCCTCCGGACCATCGTCGAGGCGATCAAAGAGGAGGGCTACGGGGTCGCGACCGTCAGGATGGATTTCGCCGTACGGGGAATGACCTGCGCTGCCTGCGTCGGCGCGGTGGAGCGTGCGCTGAAAGGACTCTACGGCGTCCTCGACGTGACGGTCAACCTGGCGTCCGAGAGGGCCTCCGTAGAGTATGTCCCGACCGTCGTCGGTTTCGAGGACTTCAAAAGGGTTATTGCCGACGCGGGATACAGCGCGGAGCAGTCCGCCGGGGAGTTTGTCGACCGCGAGAAGGCGCGGCGGGAGCGGGAGTACGCGCAGCTCAAAAAGCAGTTCATTATCAGCGCAGTCATCTCGACCGCCATCATGATCGGGAGCATGTTCCACACCGTGCCGGTCCTCTCGAACTGGTACCTCCTCTTCGCGCTCGCTACGCCTGTTCAATTCTGGACGGGCATGAGGTTCCATACCGCCGCATTTTCAGCGCTGAAGCACGGCGCCACGAACATGAATACCCTCATCAGCGTCGGGACGAACGCGGCCTATGGTTACAGCGTCGCCGCGACCTTTTCCCCCGGGCTCTTCGTCGCCGGGGGGGTAATGCCCCATATCTATTTCGACACCTCGGCAACGATCATTACGCTCATCCTCATGGGGAGGCTCCTCGAGGCCCGGGCAAAGGGGAAGACCTCCGAGGCGATACGGAAGCTCATGGGCCTGCAGGCGAAGACCGCCACCGTGCTCCGCGACGGCGTCGAGCGGGAGATTCCTATCGAGGAGGTGACGGTCGGCGACATCGTCTTTGTGCGGCCGGGGGGGAGGATCCCGGTCGACGGTACGGTGGTCGAGGGCGCCTCGACGGTCGATGAATCGATGCTCACCGGCGAGAGCCTCCCGGTCGAAAAGGGCGCCGGAGATACCGTCTACAGCGGAACGGTCAACAAGGCCGGCAGCTTCAGGCTGAGGGCGCTCAAGGTCGGCAGGGAGACGGCGCTCGCCCAGATCATCCGCCTCGTCGAAGAGGCGCAGGGGAGCAAGGCGCCCATACAGCGGCTCGCCGATACAATCGCCTCCATTTTTGTCCCCATCGTCATCGGCATTGCAGCGGTCACGTTCGTCCTCTGGTATGTGCTCGGCCCGCAGCCGTCGTTTACGCTCGCGCTGATGAACTTTATCGCGGTCCTGATCATCGCCTGCCCCTGCTCGCTCGGGCTCGCCACGCCGACGGCGATCATGGTCGGAACGGGGAAGGGGGCGGAGAACGGTATCCTGATCAGGGATGCGGGGGCGCTGGAGCTTTCCCACCGGATTCAAGCGGTCATTCTCGACAAGACGGGAACGATTACTAAAGGAGAGCCCGAAGTAGTCGATATTATACCTGTTGGAGAAAGGACGGCCGCCGAGCTGCTCCGGATCGCCGCATCGGCGGAGAAGCTCTCCGAGCATCCCCTCGGTCAGGCGATCGTCAGGAAGGCGCATGACCGGGGCGTTGCTGTCTCTGACCCCGTTCGGTTTGTCGCGGTGCCGGGCGGCGGCGTCAAGGCCCAGGTCCCGGTCTCGGGCGAGCTGCGGGAGGTATTCATCGGGAACGAGGAGCTGCTCCGCAAGGAGGGCATCGATACGGCGGCGTTCGGATCGCTCGCCGAGACGATCTCCGCGGAGGCAAAGACCCCGGTCTTCATGGCGATAGACAGCGAGGCGGCGGCCGTGTTCCCCATCGCCGATACGATCAAGGAGGGGTCCCTCGAGGCGATACGGCAGCTCCGGGAGATGGGGATAGAGGTCATCATGCTCACCGGGGACCACAAGAATACGGCGCGGGCGATCGCGCGGGAGGTGGGGATCGAAACCTTTTTTGCCGAGGTCCGGCCCGAGCAGAAGGTGGAGGTCGTCAGGAAGGTGAAGGCGGAGCGCAAGGTCACGGCCATGGTCGGCGACGGCATCAACGACGCGCCCGCCCTGGCCGAGGCGGACGTGGGCATCGCCATCGGCACCGGCACCGATATCGCGATCGAGGCGTCGGACATCACCCTTATCAAGGGATACCTGAAGAGCGTGGTCGATGCGGTGAGGCTGAGCAAGCTGACCATCAGGACGATCAAGCAGAACCTTTTTTGGGCGTTCTTTTATAATATCGTCGGCATCCCGGTGGCGGCGGGCGTTCTGTACCTCTTCGGAGGACCCCTGCTCAACCCGATGATCGCGTCGGCGGCAATGGCGTTCAGCTCGGTCTCGGTGGTGAGCAACTCGCTCCGCTTGAGGGGGAAGCGCCTGTAG
- a CDS encoding sigma-70 family RNA polymerase sigma factor yields the protein MKRPDDFHLIARFMQGDPAAFEEIVRAYQDRIYTLCRHLLGDRHDAEDAAQDTFVKAYRNLDDFKPEASLYTWLYRIAVNTCIDYRRKPFFESLFKRSGEGEELTIDPAADSPSPERLYESKEVGRALQKSLKRLSPKLRTVLILKEVEGLSYEEIAAVLEVSTGTVKSRISRAREEIRALMKKFTEQT from the coding sequence GTGAAAAGACCGGACGACTTCCATCTCATCGCCAGATTCATGCAGGGCGACCCCGCTGCCTTCGAGGAGATCGTCCGCGCCTACCAGGACAGGATATATACGCTCTGCCGCCACCTGCTCGGCGACCGCCATGATGCGGAGGACGCGGCGCAGGACACCTTCGTCAAGGCGTACCGGAACCTCGACGATTTCAAACCGGAGGCGTCCCTCTATACCTGGCTCTACCGCATCGCGGTCAACACCTGCATCGACTACCGCAGGAAGCCCTTCTTCGAGTCGCTCTTCAAGCGCTCCGGTGAGGGGGAAGAGCTCACGATCGACCCTGCCGCGGATTCGCCCTCCCCGGAGCGCCTCTACGAATCGAAAGAAGTGGGCAGGGCCCTGCAGAAGAGCCTGAAGCGGCTGTCGCCGAAGCTGCGCACGGTCCTCATACTCAAAGAGGTCGAAGGGCTCTCCTATGAAGAGATAGCGGCGGTGCTGGAGGTCTCGACAGGCACGGTAAAGTCAAGGATTTCAAGGGCCAGGGAAGAAATCAGGGCCCTGATGAAAAAATTTACGGAACAAACGTGA
- a CDS encoding ATP-binding protein: MPERLLYTIGSILVWDEGPFDRTLQQVVGVLAGHFNAAQCSLMLINPDELTLEVRASTDPAIIGEKRRLSEVTVSTRALIDDAPFLADRKKLSFFRPLDASRYDSEYSLSIPLKYEDRKLGVINFTDMQGGRDDGTGEGIMSGEQQQTAMEVARHLSVYLYAAQAKSLLERKVKKYEQAVQQLKRLDELKTSLTSFIVHDLKGPITTIMANLDMLTYEPLQPGQAECVNIALQDIHKMQRMVLNILDITKLEEGKIRILREETDLAELARREIESLRTVSALRNITLGLECGPLLCYADEDLIGRTLSNLLLNALEHAPDGTKIEVGIARDAGGDTLVSVTDRGSGVPDEFKERIFDKFFQVEEGVKHGKATTGLGLTFCKLVVSAHGGRLWVEDAPGGGARFLFSLPEPLTHERFKEEAV, translated from the coding sequence ATGCCCGAACGGCTGCTCTATACGATAGGATCGATACTGGTCTGGGACGAAGGCCCTTTCGACCGCACGCTTCAACAGGTGGTCGGCGTGCTGGCGGGCCACTTCAATGCTGCCCAGTGCTCCCTCATGCTCATCAACCCCGACGAGCTGACGCTCGAGGTGCGGGCGTCCACCGATCCCGCGATCATCGGGGAGAAGCGGCGGCTGTCGGAGGTGACCGTCTCGACGAGGGCGCTCATCGATGACGCCCCGTTCCTTGCCGACCGGAAGAAGCTCTCCTTCTTCAGGCCGCTCGACGCGAGCAGGTACGATTCCGAGTATTCCCTCAGCATTCCCCTCAAGTACGAGGACAGAAAGCTCGGCGTAATCAACTTCACCGACATGCAGGGGGGCCGGGATGACGGCACGGGAGAAGGGATAATGAGCGGAGAGCAGCAGCAGACGGCGATGGAGGTGGCGCGCCATCTCTCGGTGTATCTCTATGCCGCGCAGGCGAAGAGCCTCCTCGAGCGGAAGGTCAAGAAGTACGAGCAGGCGGTGCAGCAGCTGAAGCGCCTCGATGAGCTGAAAACCAGTCTCACCAGCTTCATCGTCCACGACCTGAAGGGGCCCATCACCACGATCATGGCGAACCTGGACATGCTCACCTACGAGCCGCTCCAGCCCGGCCAGGCGGAGTGCGTGAACATCGCGCTCCAGGATATTCATAAGATGCAGCGGATGGTGCTGAATATTCTCGACATCACGAAGCTCGAGGAGGGGAAGATCAGGATCCTCCGGGAGGAGACGGACCTCGCGGAGCTCGCCCGGCGGGAGATCGAGTCCCTCAGGACCGTCTCCGCGCTGCGGAACATCACCCTCGGCCTGGAGTGCGGCCCGCTGCTCTGCTACGCGGACGAGGACCTGATCGGCAGGACCCTGTCGAACCTCCTGCTCAACGCCCTGGAGCACGCGCCCGACGGTACGAAGATCGAGGTCGGGATCGCCCGGGACGCCGGGGGCGATACGCTGGTGAGCGTCACCGACCGGGGCAGCGGCGTTCCCGACGAGTTTAAGGAGCGGATATTCGACAAGTTTTTCCAGGTGGAAGAGGGCGTCAAGCACGGCAAGGCGACGACCGGCCTCGGGCTCACCTTCTGCAAGCTCGTGGTCAGCGCCCACGGCGGCCGGCTCTGGGTTGAGGATGCGCCCGGCGGCGGCGCACGGTTCCTCTTCTCTCTGCCCGAACCGTTAACGCATGAACGTTTCAAGGAGGAAGCTGTCTGA
- a CDS encoding ribonuclease J, with the protein MNGSLLVIPLGGVEEIGLNMTVFQYGDDMIVVDAGLMFPEEDMLGVDFVIPDFSYVLDNREKVRGIVLTHGHEDHTGALPFLLRELQVPVYGTPLTLALVREKLREYHLDEVVLTPVRPRDTVTLGSFSVEFIRVTHSIVDGVGLGITTPVGAVIHTGDFKLDPTPVDGELMDFHKFTEYGEKGTLLMLSDSTNAEKGGFTFSEKEVRRAFEDIFAKARGRIIIATFASNIHRIQQAIDVAVQHGKRVIMCGRSIVSNSQIALDLGYLTMPKNTWVRLENLKDLADEEVVIITTGSQGEPMSVLSRIATDEHKHIKVKEGDTVILSAKMIPGNERSIGKIINHLMARGAEVIYEKVSEIHVSGHASKEELKLMMNLVRPRYFVPIHGEFRHRKYHAKLAEKSGIPHDHIFLLENGTVLEITEEGARRNGKVNAGRIFIDGKGVGGVEDIVLRDRRMLAHDGIVIILVGIEKSTKRIVSGPEIISRGFIFEDASPEIITEVRGLMDATLSELQEDVIADTALVQAKLRSTLKKYLRNTMDRRPMIMPIIMEV; encoded by the coding sequence ATGAACGGGTCCCTCCTCGTCATTCCCCTCGGCGGGGTCGAAGAGATCGGCCTCAATATGACGGTCTTCCAGTATGGCGACGATATGATCGTCGTCGACGCAGGCCTGATGTTCCCCGAAGAGGACATGCTCGGGGTCGATTTCGTCATCCCGGACTTCTCGTATGTCCTCGACAACCGGGAGAAGGTGCGGGGCATTGTCCTTACCCACGGTCATGAGGACCACACCGGCGCACTGCCGTTCCTGCTCCGAGAGCTGCAGGTCCCGGTCTACGGCACCCCGCTCACCCTCGCCCTGGTGAGGGAGAAGCTGAGAGAGTACCATCTCGACGAGGTCGTCCTGACGCCGGTGCGGCCGAGGGATACCGTCACGCTCGGCTCTTTTTCGGTCGAGTTCATACGCGTCACCCACAGCATCGTCGACGGGGTCGGTCTGGGCATAACGACTCCTGTCGGTGCCGTGATCCACACCGGCGATTTCAAGCTCGATCCCACGCCGGTCGACGGCGAGCTGATGGATTTCCACAAGTTCACCGAGTACGGCGAAAAAGGGACCCTGCTGATGCTCTCCGACAGCACCAATGCCGAGAAGGGCGGCTTCACCTTCTCCGAAAAGGAGGTGCGGCGGGCCTTCGAGGATATCTTTGCGAAGGCGCGGGGGAGGATCATCATCGCCACCTTCGCCTCGAATATTCACCGCATCCAGCAGGCCATCGATGTGGCGGTGCAGCACGGGAAGCGGGTCATCATGTGCGGCAGGAGCATCGTCTCGAACTCCCAGATCGCCCTCGATCTCGGGTATCTCACGATGCCGAAGAACACCTGGGTGCGGCTCGAGAACCTGAAAGACCTCGCGGACGAAGAGGTGGTGATCATCACGACCGGGAGCCAGGGAGAGCCGATGAGCGTCCTCTCCCGCATCGCCACGGACGAGCACAAGCACATCAAGGTGAAAGAGGGGGATACGGTCATCCTCTCGGCAAAGATGATCCCCGGGAACGAGCGCTCCATCGGGAAGATCATCAACCACCTCATGGCCCGGGGGGCCGAGGTGATCTACGAGAAGGTGTCCGAGATCCATGTCTCGGGGCACGCCTCGAAGGAGGAGCTGAAGCTCATGATGAACCTCGTCCGGCCCCGCTACTTCGTCCCGATCCACGGCGAGTTCCGGCACCGGAAGTATCATGCGAAGCTCGCCGAGAAGTCGGGCATTCCCCACGACCATATCTTCCTCCTCGAGAACGGGACGGTGCTCGAGATAACGGAGGAGGGCGCCCGCCGGAACGGGAAGGTGAATGCGGGCCGGATCTTCATCGACGGCAAGGGCGTCGGCGGGGTCGAGGATATCGTCCTGAGAGACCGCAGGATGCTCGCCCACGACGGCATCGTCATCATCCTCGTCGGTATCGAGAAGTCCACCAAGCGGATCGTCTCCGGGCCCGAGATCATCTCCCGCGGCTTCATCTTCGAGGACGCCTCGCCCGAGATCATCACCGAAGTCAGAGGGTTGATGGACGCCACCCTCTCGGAGCTCCAGGAGGACGTGATCGCCGATACGGCCCTCGTTCAGGCGAAGCTCCGCTCGACCCTCAAGAAATACCTGCGGAACACGATGGACCGCCGCCCGATGATCATGCCGATCATCATGGAAGTTTAG
- a CDS encoding undecaprenyl-diphosphate phosphatase, which translates to MDTEVVKAVIMGVVQGITEFFPISSTAHLILFPWFFGWGGDIDTLTFDVALHGGTLVALLVCFYRDWIELFARDRHTLLFIMLATIPAAVVGILLNDVVEQTFRSPLIIVFSLVGFGVLMLVAEKRGRRLKERVSLFDALVIGCAQAVALVPGVSRSGITIAAGLFRNIKRESAARFSFLLSTPIIAGATLLEGRKLVEHPDGYPLDVFAAGFAAAFVSGYFAIKFLLSFLRRHPLNAFVYYRFLLAAIIVGVWLGQ; encoded by the coding sequence TTGGATACTGAAGTAGTTAAAGCCGTCATTATGGGCGTCGTGCAGGGGATCACCGAGTTCTTCCCCATCAGCAGCACCGCCCACCTGATCCTCTTCCCCTGGTTCTTCGGATGGGGAGGAGATATCGATACGCTCACCTTCGATGTCGCCCTCCACGGCGGCACCCTGGTGGCCCTGCTCGTCTGCTTTTACCGCGACTGGATCGAGCTGTTCGCGAGAGACCGGCATACGCTGCTCTTCATCATGCTCGCCACCATCCCCGCCGCGGTCGTCGGTATTCTTCTCAACGATGTCGTCGAGCAGACCTTCCGGAGCCCCCTGATCATCGTCTTCTCGCTGGTCGGTTTCGGCGTGCTCATGCTCGTCGCTGAAAAGCGCGGCAGGCGGCTCAAGGAGCGGGTCTCCCTCTTCGACGCCCTCGTCATCGGGTGTGCGCAGGCGGTTGCGCTCGTTCCCGGGGTCTCGCGGTCGGGCATCACCATCGCCGCCGGCCTCTTCAGGAATATCAAGCGGGAGTCGGCAGCGCGCTTCTCTTTCCTCCTCTCGACACCGATCATCGCGGGCGCCACCCTCCTGGAAGGGCGGAAGCTGGTGGAGCATCCCGACGGGTATCCTCTCGACGTCTTCGCCGCCGGGTTTGCCGCGGCGTTCGTATCAGGATACTTCGCCATAAAATTTCTCCTCAGCTTTCTGAGGAGACACCCGTTGAACGCCTTTGTCTACTACAGATTCCTGCTTGCTGCTATAATAGTAGGGGTATGGCTGGGCCAGTGA
- a CDS encoding zf-HC2 domain-containing protein, with amino-acid sequence MNCPQRELLSAYNDGELNPGERERLKAHISACPACSRELGELASLRRLFGGAKRFTAPYGFSPRVMAHAGAQRAPRFAGIPLFARLAETVVVLAMIFIGMVSGSMLAYTLAGPNTGSGSSLFSLELFEAAPPDSVGGVYLAMTEADHEK; translated from the coding sequence ATGAACTGTCCGCAGAGAGAACTGCTTTCGGCCTATAACGACGGCGAGCTCAACCCTGGAGAAAGAGAGCGCCTGAAGGCGCATATAAGCGCCTGCCCTGCGTGCAGCAGGGAGCTCGGGGAGCTCGCCTCGCTCCGCCGGCTCTTCGGCGGGGCGAAGCGGTTCACGGCGCCGTATGGCTTCTCGCCCAGGGTAATGGCGCATGCCGGTGCGCAGAGGGCGCCGCGCTTCGCCGGGATCCCCCTCTTCGCCAGGCTCGCCGAGACAGTGGTCGTGCTCGCCATGATCTTCATCGGCATGGTTTCGGGGAGCATGCTTGCCTACACGCTTGCGGGGCCGAACACGGGAAGCGGCTCGTCATTATTCTCGCTCGAGCTGTTCGAGGCCGCGCCCCCGGATTCCGTGGGCGGTGTCTATCTCGCCATGACCGAGGCGGACCATGAGAAGTAA